The Alosa sapidissima isolate fAloSap1 chromosome 16, fAloSap1.pri, whole genome shotgun sequence genome has a segment encoding these proteins:
- the LOC121685859 gene encoding uncharacterized protein LOC121685859 isoform X16: MDRKMSLTEERAQGDTDLSNNVIICPAENINKAKAQPTELTETSCFGQRSVSPVPSLLSMKSSDSMMQPINMDGGTGHSDHRSVSPVPSLLSMKSSDSMMQPINVDGGTGHADHRSVSPVPSLLSMKSSDSMMQPINLDGGTGHDHRSVSPVPSLLSLKSSDFMMQPINVDGGTGHSNHRSRSPSPSHTVQPDNNLYSGPIRHWSGVNSL, from the exons ATGGACAGAAAGATGAGTCTCACTGAAGAGAGAGCACAGGGAGACACTGATCTCAGCAACAATGTCATCATATGCCCAGCCGAGAACATCAATAAGGCTAAAGCACAGCCAACTGAACTGACAGAGACTTCCTGCTTTGGTCAGAG ATCAGTCTCCCCAGTGCCAAGTCTTTTATCAATGAAGAGCAGTGACTCCATGATGCAGCCTATCAATATGGATGGAGGGACTGGCCATTCTGATCACAG ATCAGTCTCCCCAGTCCCAAGTCTTTTATCAATGAAGAGCAGTGACTCCATGATGCAGCCTATCAATGTGGATGGAGGGACTGGCCATGCTGATCACAG ATCAGTCTCCCCAGTGCCAAGTCTTTTATCAATGAAAAGCAGTGACTCCATGATGCAGCCTATCAATCTGGATGGAGGGACTGGCCATGATCACAG ATCAGTCTCCCCAGTCCCAAGTCTTTTATCATTGAAGAGCAGTGACTTCATGATGCAGCCTATCAATGTGGATGGAGGGACTGGCCATTCTAATCACAG GTCTAGATCAccttcaccctcacacacagttCAGCCAGATAACAACTTGTATTCTGGTCCCATCAGAC
- the LOC121685859 gene encoding uncharacterized protein LOC121685859 isoform X14, with protein MDRKMSLTEERAQGDTDLSNNVIICPAENINKAKAQPTELTETSCFGQRSVSPVPSLLSMKSSDSMMQPINMDGGTGHSDHRSVSPVPSLLSMKSSDSMMQPINVDGGTGHADHRSVSPVPSLLSMKSSDSMMQPINLDGGTGHDHRSVSPVPSLLSLKSSDFMMQPINVDGGTGHSNHRQRFDPAGSSSGKWWTHLMKGCRPYNQLTYHVMSTGMIGSKSPTNHSIKRTLSYRSRSPSPSHTVQPDNNLYSGPIRPEDNILERVKMSHKATMKKRYPQLAI; from the exons ATGGACAGAAAGATGAGTCTCACTGAAGAGAGAGCACAGGGAGACACTGATCTCAGCAACAATGTCATCATATGCCCAGCCGAGAACATCAATAAGGCTAAAGCACAGCCAACTGAACTGACAGAGACTTCCTGCTTTGGTCAGAG ATCAGTCTCCCCAGTGCCAAGTCTTTTATCAATGAAGAGCAGTGACTCCATGATGCAGCCTATCAATATGGATGGAGGGACTGGCCATTCTGATCACAG ATCAGTCTCCCCAGTCCCAAGTCTTTTATCAATGAAGAGCAGTGACTCCATGATGCAGCCTATCAATGTGGATGGAGGGACTGGCCATGCTGATCACAG ATCAGTCTCCCCAGTGCCAAGTCTTTTATCAATGAAAAGCAGTGACTCCATGATGCAGCCTATCAATCTGGATGGAGGGACTGGCCATGATCACAG ATCAGTCTCCCCAGTCCCAAGTCTTTTATCATTGAAGAGCAGTGACTTCATGATGCAGCCTATCAATGTGGATGGAGGGACTGGCCATTCTAATCACAG gcaacgtttcgaccctgctgggtcttcttcaggcaaatGGTGGACTCATTTGATGAAGGGATGTAGGCCTTACAATCAGCTGACCTACCATGTGATGTCAACTGGTATGATTGGGTCTAAGAGCCCCACTAATCACTCAATTAAGAGAACACTTTCATACAG GTCTAGATCAccttcaccctcacacacagttCAGCCAGATAACAACTTGTATTCTGGTCCCATCAGAC CAGAGGACAATATCCTGGAAAGAGTGAAGATGAGCCATAAAGCCACAATGAAAAAGAG ATATCCTCAGTTGGCGATCTGA
- the LOC121685859 gene encoding uncharacterized protein LOC121685859 isoform X15: MDRKMSLTEERAQGDTDLSNNVIICPAENINKAKAQPTELTETSCFGQRSVSPVPSLLSMKSSDSMMQPINMDGGTGHSDHRSVSPVPSLLSMKSSDSMMQPINVDGGTGHADHRSVSPVPSLLSMKSSDSMMQPINLDGGTGHDHRSVSPVPSLLSLKSSDFMMQPINVDGGTGHSNHRQRFDPAGSSSGKWWTHLMKGCRPYNQLTYHVMSTGMIGSKSPTNHSIKRTLSYRSRSPSPSHTVQPDNNLYSGPIRQDNILERVKMSHKATMKKRYPQLAI; encoded by the exons ATGGACAGAAAGATGAGTCTCACTGAAGAGAGAGCACAGGGAGACACTGATCTCAGCAACAATGTCATCATATGCCCAGCCGAGAACATCAATAAGGCTAAAGCACAGCCAACTGAACTGACAGAGACTTCCTGCTTTGGTCAGAG ATCAGTCTCCCCAGTGCCAAGTCTTTTATCAATGAAGAGCAGTGACTCCATGATGCAGCCTATCAATATGGATGGAGGGACTGGCCATTCTGATCACAG ATCAGTCTCCCCAGTCCCAAGTCTTTTATCAATGAAGAGCAGTGACTCCATGATGCAGCCTATCAATGTGGATGGAGGGACTGGCCATGCTGATCACAG ATCAGTCTCCCCAGTGCCAAGTCTTTTATCAATGAAAAGCAGTGACTCCATGATGCAGCCTATCAATCTGGATGGAGGGACTGGCCATGATCACAG ATCAGTCTCCCCAGTCCCAAGTCTTTTATCATTGAAGAGCAGTGACTTCATGATGCAGCCTATCAATGTGGATGGAGGGACTGGCCATTCTAATCACAG gcaacgtttcgaccctgctgggtcttcttcaggcaaatGGTGGACTCATTTGATGAAGGGATGTAGGCCTTACAATCAGCTGACCTACCATGTGATGTCAACTGGTATGATTGGGTCTAAGAGCCCCACTAATCACTCAATTAAGAGAACACTTTCATACAG GTCTAGATCAccttcaccctcacacacagttCAGCCAGATAACAACTTGTATTCTGGTCCCATCAGAC AGGACAATATCCTGGAAAGAGTGAAGATGAGCCATAAAGCCACAATGAAAAAGAG ATATCCTCAGTTGGCGATCTGA